Proteins encoded in a region of the Mixophyes fleayi isolate aMixFle1 chromosome 5, aMixFle1.hap1, whole genome shotgun sequence genome:
- the LY96 gene encoding lymphocyte antigen 96 isoform X1, with amino-acid sequence MVSVVLLFLLGFMTVETITEHTLCDTPKLHVVYTLCDESDHPVISIEPCVFGKNVHLNFSVTYIPRMDLDRLYAMVEIWHKSMKVTDDRYDFCSGADDEFDFCGSLKGESQLLNIYERKLGKLPFVEKPLQPVQQNPESSPKVWCSLEPLVVGTDLAADRQRVVRCVLTGENPGIL; translated from the exons ATGGTTAGCGTTGTCCTTCTGTTTCTGCTTGGATTCATGACTGTGGAGACGATTACAGAGCATACACTCTGTGACACACCAAAGCTTCATGTAGTTTATACACTGTGTG ATGAAAGTGATCACCCAGTGATATCCATTGAGCCTTGTGTTTTCGGCAAGAATGTTCACCTGAATTTTTCAGTGACATATATCCCaa GAATGGACCTGGACCGTTTATATGCTATGGTGGAAATCTGGCACAAATCTATGAAAGTCACAGACGATAGATATGATTTCTGTTCTGGAGCTGATGATGAATTTGATTTTTGTGGAAGCTTAAAAGGAG AATCACAGCTTCTGAATATCTATGAAAGAAAGCTTGGTAAACTGCCATTTGTGGAG aaacccctccagccagtacaacaaaacccggaatcttctccgaaagtctggtgttcactggagcccctagtggtgggaacagacttggctgcagacagacagagggtcgtgagatgtgtactgactggggagaacccaggaatattgtga